A stretch of DNA from Acropora palmata chromosome 12, jaAcrPala1.3, whole genome shotgun sequence:
TTGAGAAGTTGAAGCTACGTTGAAAGATTGAAATCTACCATAAGCTGCACTCCCGGGCAATTGGAGTTgaacaactttaatttttttagaagCCTAAGTTGAAGCTGCACTTGATCCAGAAGGCGTGATCGATTGTTGAGAACCAGAAGGCATAGTATCGTTGATATTCGTTGTTCGGGGACAGTCGAAAGTCCGGTTATCCACTGAAACAGTCGCTTCATTGATGACGCGCAATAGATCAATTACCCGCGTATTGATTTCAACCGATTCTTCTATTTCGGCTTCGACCCCTTCCACAGCGCAATTCTCTATTATTTCTtcgtcaaatttttttttttagccaaatTTAACTTCTCGTTTAGGGAAGTAGCAATAGGCTGCAGGCGTTTCTTGTCACTCGGTTCAACCTTGAGAAGGCCATCCGCTTCATTCATGAGTTTTGTCATAACAGTCCTATTTCCCCCTCTTTTGGAGCGAGTACGCGATCGTTTCTCGGCCATTTCGTTTCTTGTGTCTCAGGATATCAAGGCCCCATTTTGGGCGCCTTTTATTGCCGTAGAACTAACCCACGTCATATTCATATGATTTAACTTGATTTATTGCGTCCATTGTACATAGCATACTACACCCGACTTGTCAATAATGCTACAACTATCTCCTCCTATTACGATACATGGTAATAACGTGATTATAGGGTTAAGCATAGGTAATCAAATGTCAATTGGAATGTACTCTCCGCATGTACGTATCCAATAAAATGAATATATAAAGAAAACGCAAAGTTACGAGACACCTTAAGACATACTCTGTCACACTATATTCTTGGTGATCTACATAAATTTTCATATAACTTGTCCTGATTTTAGCGTTGGTTTTAGTGTTTCCAGATGACAGCTTTCTTGCTTATGTAAACAAAGCATAGACTCCTCTTAGACTATGTGGCTGAGAATTTAGGTCCTTGAACGTTTTAGGGGATAGAAATGTATTCTTTGAATATCAAAACTGAGCTTAGCTTTCCTGAAATTCCCACTATCTCATTTCGCACttgtaacaataaaatttcccCGTGAGAAACAAGTGAATTATCCTTACAGTGTTACAAAAGTAtctgttgatgtttttttccattgaaatttgttttttcgcagttttttttatccgGTATTTCTTAAGATTATTACGACCTTCAGTGAAGGTTGGgtatccttttttttcttgttgtttctaaAAGCACTACGTAAAATCGAGGGAGCAAACGACAGACGCACAGGCAGAGTAAAGGCGCTGTTACACTAGGcaatttctcttgcaacttgtctcgcaattttGTTGCGACACAAGTTGCGCGTTGCGATACAGGTTGCTTGAATCGTGTTACACTAGGCAACGTTTCTCTGTCATTTTGGAAGCTGTCGTGAGttcagccgccattttgtctTGGAATAAAACCTCACGTGcacaaaaagagcaatttgattggccaatGCCACAAAACGTTACGACACAAGTTGCAGGGAAGGTGTTACACTGTGCAACGTGGGAAAAATTCCTTGCAACGTTGCGAAACGCGTTGCGGAAAGTAGAACTGACTTCTACTTTTCGCAACGATTGcggcaacaaaaaaattgcgacAAATGCCTGTAGCAGGGTATGTTACACTAGGCAATATTTCGTGCAACTTGTGTCGCAACaaaattgcgagacaagttgcaagagaaattgCCTAGTGTAACAGCGCCTTAATAAAGCTTTTAGTCAATCCCGGATCTCTGTCGTGCACTCCGAAGATTCATGATAGCTGCTGCCGCTCTTCTTTCAAAGTGAAATAACAATGTAAAACGAACGTGTTTGTTATTGAGTTACTTGTTATTAAGAAGAATTTACGTTTTGTTGTCGTAAGACAGACACACTGCAGCTTTTAACCTCCTAAATTGGTCGTTTGAGCGACTTTATTATGACTCCAGTCTTCTAGGTCACCTTCGCCATGGGATACCGAGTCTGCAATTTGCTCCAACGCAATTCCCCCTGCAGCTTATCATCGCCTTGATCCTTGTCCTGAATCGTTGACTCAAAAGAGCATAGATAAACGGGTTGATGGCAGAATTGACCATGATCATTGTGGTACAAACAACGTAACTCACATTTCCAAAGACGTGTGTGCGGATATGTAACATTAAAACATAGCTTATTGACTGAGCTAACCAACACACTCCAAAGATGACACTGACAGTTAGAGCAATCAGGGTAACTCGCTTTCGTATTCTTACCACACCCTGTTGATTCAAATGTTCAGAAAAATTGAGTATCAAATTGAAGACAAAGCAAATCAAAAGATGCAATCGTTGATCTAAGATATTAAGTTACCTGGCTTAATATATGAGCGTGCTACTAACGTCGAGTCACGTCTCAAAAAGGAGCCTTTTTAACTCGTTAATTTGTTAACTGATCATGACAAATGTAGTGAATTTCAGATATTTAGTTGAATTAATTTCAAAGGGAGTTACCTGAAGTCAAAGCCCTCTACACAACGTTAAGTGACGTGATCCTAACTGCTTACATCATTTTTTTCCCCAGTAATTAAAAACCTGCTCTAGAAATGATTGCATTTTTTGGCAATTGAGATGAATtgattctttttgtttcaaacctGTTGTTGAAGATTTAAGTTTGAACGTTGGAACCACAAAGTGTATATGACTCTGCAGTACAAGACCGTCATCAGTGAGACTGGAAACACTGCCAAGAGGAGCAACCACAACAGGCTGTAAGTCTTCCCCTCCCAATCTTCAGGCCACATAGGAACACATAAGCCCCGTTCTTTATCAAAGTCCTTGACCACAAACGTTGGGGACATGAAGATCACACCAATGATCCA
This window harbors:
- the LOC141860000 gene encoding QRFP-like peptide receptor, translating into MATYSDSDSAKIAIITVHSVLTIVNIVGNSLVCVVIMKNTLMRTSINYLLMNLAIADMVLAIFFVPRHLLVHTFRHPDGVAGTLVCKLLTGGNLAWVGGTASIVTLVAIATERYFTVVYPLGNRSTPTNGRLKVIILSSWIIGVIFMSPTFVVKDFDKERGLCVPMWPEDWEGKTYSLLWLLLLAVFPVSLMTVLYCRVIYTLWFQRSNLNLQQQGVVRIRKRVTLIALTVSVIFGVCWLAQSISYVLMLHIRTHVFGNVSYVVCTTMIMVNSAINPFIYALLSQRFRTRIKAMISCRGNCVGANCRLGIPWRR